A DNA window from Ranitomeya imitator isolate aRanImi1 chromosome 2, aRanImi1.pri, whole genome shotgun sequence contains the following coding sequences:
- the DCXR gene encoding L-xylulose reductase, giving the protein MDISFRGHRALVTGAGKGIGRAAVKALRAAGAEVIALSRSLEDLESLTSECPGVETVCMDLGDWSATEAALTNLQAVDLLVNNAGVALLQPFLEITPEAIDRSFDVNVRAAILVSQTVARQMIKRGMGGAIVNVSSQASQVALQNHSVYCATKGALDMLTKVMALELGPKKIRVNCVNPTVVMTDMGRANWSDPQKAAPMLNRIPLGRFAEVDEVVHSILFLLSDKSTMITGSCLPVDGGYLVT; this is encoded by the exons ATGGACATCAGCTTCAGAGGACACCGAGCCCTGGTCACCGGCGCGGGAAAGG GGATTGGACGGGCCGCAGTGAAAGCGCTGAGGGCTGCAGGAGCAGAAGTGATCGCCCTGAGCAGAAGCTTGGAAGACCTGGAGAGCCTGACCAGTGAG TGCCCAGGAGTGGAGACCGTGTGCATGGACCTGGGTGACTGGTCAGCGACAGAGGCTGCCCTGACTAATCTACAAGCGGTGGACCTGCTGGTGAATAATgcgggggttgctttgctgcagcCCTTTCTGGAAATTACCCCAGAAGCAATTGACAG GAGCTTTGACGTGAATGTGAGAGCTGCCATCTTGGTATCACAG ACTGTTGCCCGTCAGATGATTAAGCGTGGCATGGGGGGCGCTATTGTCAATGTGTCTAGTCAAGCATCACAAGTGGCCTTGCAGAACCACTCCGTCTATT GTGCCACTAAAGGAGCTCTGGACATGTTAACTAAGGTGATGGCTCTTGAACTGGGACCAAAAAAG ATCCGGGTAAACTGTGTGAACCCCACCGTAGTAATGACTGACATGGGACGCGCTAACTGGAGTGACCCTCAGAAAGCTGCTCCAATGCTGAATCGGATCCCATTAGGTCGCTTTGCTG AGGTGGATGAGGTGGTTCACAGCATTCTCTTCCTGCTCAGTGATAAAAGCACCATGATCACCGGCTCCTGCCTTCCCGTGGATGGGGGATACCTGGTAACTTGA